The following are from one region of the Bacteroidales bacterium genome:
- a CDS encoding DNA starvation/stationary phase protection protein — protein MKNINAIGLDTVKAKQLAEKLDELLANYSIFYQNTRGYHWNIKGEKFFELHLKFEELYNDLFLKIDEVAERILTLGHSPSHNYSKYREASKIAESDQVSDGIKAVGEILNAFQTIIILQRELLLLSADANDEGTNALMSDYIRQQEKLVWMYSSFLN, from the coding sequence ATGAAAAATATAAATGCAATAGGACTCGACACTGTTAAAGCTAAACAACTAGCAGAAAAACTAGATGAACTTTTGGCAAATTACTCCATATTTTATCAGAACACCAGGGGGTATCACTGGAACATCAAAGGTGAGAAGTTTTTTGAGCTTCATTTAAAGTTTGAAGAACTCTACAACGACTTATTCCTGAAAATAGATGAAGTTGCCGAAAGAATTTTGACTTTAGGTCATTCGCCTTCACACAACTATTCTAAGTACAGGGAGGCTTCCAAAATAGCCGAGAGCGATCAGGTGAGCGATGGAATCAAAGCTGTTGGTGAAATACTAAATGCTTTTCAAACAATAATAATTCTGCAGCGCGAATTACTGCTATTATCAGCGGATGCTAATGACGAAGGGACAAATGCCCTTATGAGTGACTATATCCGCCAACAGGAAAAATTAGTGTGGATGTATTCCTCATTTTTAAATTAA
- a CDS encoding peroxiredoxin has protein sequence MNELKIGSTIPSFTLPDQNGSLFDINSVIGKKNVVIYFYPKDDSPGCTAQACSFRDQFEVFKEADAVIIGISGQSVESHKEFAIKHRLTFTLLSDKGNKIRKQFGVPTNLLGLLPGRVTYVADKTGKVIYIFNSQMQASRHVDEALRILKQTK, from the coding sequence ATGAACGAACTAAAAATTGGCAGCACTATTCCATCATTTACATTGCCTGATCAAAACGGAAGTCTATTCGATATTAATTCTGTGATCGGCAAAAAGAACGTGGTGATTTATTTTTATCCCAAAGATGACAGTCCTGGCTGTACAGCACAAGCCTGCTCCTTCCGTGATCAGTTTGAGGTATTTAAGGAAGCAGATGCAGTAATTATTGGCATTAGCGGACAATCTGTCGAAAGCCATAAAGAATTTGCCATCAAACACAGGCTTACCTTTACCCTGCTGAGCGACAAAGGCAATAAAATTCGTAAACAATTTGGCGTACCTACCAATTTATTAGGATTGCTTCCGGGCCGTGTAACCTATGTGGCAGATAAAACGGGCAAAGTAATTTATATCTTCAATTCGCAAATGCAGGCAAGCAGGCATGTGGATGAAGCGCTAAGGATACTCAAACAAACTAAATAG
- a CDS encoding SDR family oxidoreductase, translating into MKILLTGVTGYIAQRLLPVLLQNGHHVVCCVRDQKRFNSKTYASEKLSVIEADFLKKESLNSIPGDIDVAFYLIHSMSTQTGDFESMEQVCARNFRERIQNTNARQVIYLSGIVNESELSKHLSSRKNVESILADSSFALTTLKAGIIVGSGSASFEIIRDLVEKLPVMITPRWLETKCQPIAIRNVIEFLVGVTGNTETYNKSYDIGGPDILSYKQMLLQFAAIRGLKRRIIIVPVMTPKISSYWLYFVTATSFSLAKNLVNSMKVEVICSPNNLASKLGISLIDYNTSIKLAFDKIEQNQVLSSWKDAQTSNLLKKGISQYIEIPVNGCFIDVRKSKVNNSQTSVNKIWSIGGKTGWYYGNWLWESRGFVDKLLGGVGMRRGRKSYTELAAGDALDYWRVLYADREEKRLLLYAEMKLPGEAWLEFKIDEKDLLTQTATFRPLGLAGRLYWYSLLPFHGLIFSGMLKKIANG; encoded by the coding sequence ATGAAAATTCTACTAACAGGAGTTACAGGATATATTGCGCAACGTCTTTTGCCGGTATTGTTGCAAAACGGTCACCATGTTGTATGTTGTGTCCGTGATCAAAAGCGTTTCAATTCAAAAACATACGCCTCTGAAAAATTAAGCGTAATTGAAGCTGATTTTCTGAAGAAAGAAAGTCTTAATTCTATACCTGGGGATATTGATGTGGCTTTTTATCTCATTCATTCCATGTCGACTCAAACAGGTGATTTTGAATCTATGGAGCAGGTATGTGCCAGAAATTTCCGGGAACGAATACAAAATACCAATGCCCGGCAAGTAATTTATTTAAGTGGTATTGTAAATGAATCGGAACTGTCGAAACATTTGTCGTCGCGAAAAAATGTGGAAAGTATCCTGGCGGATTCAAGCTTTGCCCTTACCACCTTGAAGGCTGGCATTATTGTAGGATCAGGCAGTGCCTCCTTCGAAATTATCCGCGATTTGGTTGAGAAACTCCCGGTAATGATAACACCACGATGGCTTGAAACAAAATGCCAGCCTATCGCAATCCGTAATGTTATAGAATTTTTAGTGGGTGTTACCGGCAACACAGAAACCTATAATAAAAGCTACGATATAGGCGGGCCCGATATACTGAGTTACAAGCAAATGCTACTGCAATTTGCAGCGATCAGAGGTCTGAAAAGAAGAATAATCATCGTACCTGTTATGACGCCGAAAATCTCCTCGTATTGGTTATATTTCGTAACAGCAACATCATTTTCTTTAGCTAAGAATCTTGTTAATAGTATGAAAGTTGAAGTGATATGCTCTCCGAATAATTTAGCATCAAAGCTTGGAATTTCACTGATAGATTATAATACTTCAATTAAACTGGCTTTCGATAAAATTGAGCAAAACCAAGTATTGTCGAGTTGGAAAGATGCACAAACCAGTAATCTTCTGAAAAAAGGTATTTCACAGTATATTGAAATTCCAGTAAATGGCTGTTTTATAGATGTGCGTAAAAGTAAAGTTAATAACAGTCAGACATCTGTGAATAAAATCTGGTCGATAGGGGGTAAAACAGGCTGGTATTATGGGAATTGGCTATGGGAATCAAGAGGTTTTGTAGACAAGCTGTTAGGTGGAGTTGGAATGCGAAGAGGCCGTAAAAGTTATACAGAACTGGCAGCGGGCGATGCTTTGGATTATTGGAGGGTGCTCTATGCCGATCGTGAAGAAAAAAGGCTCTTGCTTTACGCTGAAATGAAGTTGCCGGGTGAAGCATGGCTTGAGTTTAAAATAGATGAAAAGGATTTATTGACACAAACAGCTACTTTCAGACCTTTAGGACTGGCTGGCAGGCTATATTGGTATTCATTATTACCTTTTCATGGTTTGATTTTCAGCGGTATGTTAAAAAAAATAGCAAACGGATAA
- a CDS encoding PorT family protein has protein sequence MRKSFIFALPLLFISISVSSQIVNYGVSPQFNNATQLVKNPEKPADGTSQWNSINTFGVASFVELEHAKSLNSLIRLGYSRKGFVDPVQVGLGNNEINDKKVKNTFDYLNLDLLGKVHLNKKLINPYFMVGLQASYLLAKDMEEFPDLYTLSQFPDYSKYKKFSMSYLLGAGVEIYKLISLDISMNMDFLNPVRTDELRVRNWVWTAGLNINVNRVIDLI, from the coding sequence ATGAGAAAATCATTCATCTTTGCTTTGCCTCTTCTTTTTATTTCAATCAGTGTAAGTAGTCAGATCGTCAACTATGGCGTGAGCCCACAATTTAACAATGCCACGCAGTTGGTTAAAAATCCCGAAAAGCCTGCTGATGGCACTTCCCAATGGAATTCTATCAACACATTTGGAGTTGCTTCCTTTGTTGAACTCGAACATGCAAAAAGCCTGAATTCATTGATCCGGCTCGGTTACAGCAGGAAAGGATTTGTAGATCCTGTGCAGGTGGGCCTGGGCAATAATGAAATAAATGATAAGAAAGTGAAGAACACTTTTGATTATCTGAATCTTGATTTACTTGGGAAAGTTCACCTGAACAAAAAACTTATTAACCCTTATTTTATGGTAGGCCTGCAGGCAAGTTACCTGTTAGCAAAAGATATGGAGGAATTCCCTGATCTGTATACCTTGAGCCAGTTTCCGGATTATTCAAAATACAAAAAATTCTCGATGAGCTACCTGCTTGGTGCAGGTGTTGAAATCTACAAGCTGATAAGCCTGGATATATCAATGAATATGGATTTCTTAAACCCGGTCAGAACCGATGAACTCCGTGTTCGGAATTGGGTCTGGACGGCAGGTTTAAACATTAATGTCAATAGGGTTATTGATTTGATTTAA
- a CDS encoding response regulator → MSISKAYVKMLGGEIWVVSEEGIGSSFYFTLPYKTNAVKETNKQQPESSGKTNDFRKLKILIVEDDEVSGMLLDETVNMFSKEILKAGTGVEAVEMCLSNPDIDLILMDIRLPEMGGYEATRQIRESNKEVIIIAQTAHGLTGDREKSIEAGCNDYIAKPIHKDELQALIQKYFWK, encoded by the coding sequence TTGTCAATTTCCAAAGCCTATGTCAAAATGCTTGGTGGCGAAATTTGGGTTGTAAGCGAAGAGGGAATAGGCTCATCGTTTTATTTCACCTTGCCTTATAAAACCAATGCAGTTAAAGAAACCAATAAACAACAACCTGAGTCTTCAGGGAAAACCAATGATTTCAGGAAACTAAAAATTCTGATTGTAGAAGATGATGAGGTTTCAGGAATGTTGCTGGACGAAACAGTCAATATGTTCAGCAAAGAAATTTTAAAGGCGGGAACAGGTGTTGAAGCAGTTGAAATGTGCCTTTCCAATCCGGACATTGACCTGATACTGATGGACATTCGTTTGCCCGAAATGGGTGGATACGAAGCCACAAGGCAAATCAGGGAATCTAACAAAGAGGTTATTATAATTGCACAAACCGCTCATGGTTTAACCGGCGACAGGGAGAAATCAATAGAAGCAGGATGCAACGATTATATTGCCAAGCCTATCCACAAAGATGAACTACAGGCTTTGATACAAAAGTATTTCTGGAAATGA
- a CDS encoding aldo/keto reductase — MITPVGLGCWQFSKQNNMAGKFWPNMEDDLITQMVKISLEGGINWFDTAELYGNGASERALAASLKATGRKPGEIIIATKWWPMFRFASNILKTIDQRIEALAPYPIDLYQVHQPWGFSNTKAEMEAMARLVKEHKIRYVGVSNFSAAQMRNAWEVLQKHNIHLVSNQVRYNLLDRKIESNGILQTAKELGITIIAYSPLAQGLVTGKFHDNPELLKNIGMRKHSSQFKPNGLEKSRPVIKSVQELAIKYDVTPSQIALNWLINSHGDTVVAIPGATKEAHAKENVGTMRFKLTAEDLSILDKKSTLFR, encoded by the coding sequence ATGATAACTCCGGTTGGTCTGGGCTGCTGGCAATTTAGCAAGCAAAATAATATGGCCGGAAAATTCTGGCCCAACATGGAAGATGATCTTATCACGCAAATGGTAAAAATCTCCCTGGAAGGTGGTATCAATTGGTTTGATACTGCCGAGTTATATGGAAATGGTGCTTCAGAGCGAGCCTTGGCAGCATCTCTCAAAGCTACTGGCAGAAAACCTGGTGAAATTATAATAGCCACTAAATGGTGGCCGATGTTCCGATTTGCATCTAATATCCTCAAAACAATTGATCAGCGAATTGAAGCCCTGGCACCTTACCCCATTGATTTGTACCAGGTTCATCAGCCCTGGGGGTTCTCAAACACAAAAGCTGAAATGGAAGCCATGGCAAGGCTGGTTAAAGAACACAAAATACGGTATGTAGGGGTAAGTAATTTCTCGGCTGCTCAAATGAGAAATGCATGGGAAGTTCTTCAAAAACACAACATTCATCTGGTTTCCAATCAAGTAAGGTACAATCTGCTTGACCGCAAAATTGAATCTAATGGTATTCTGCAAACTGCAAAAGAACTTGGAATTACCATCATCGCTTATTCACCGTTAGCGCAGGGGTTGGTTACCGGGAAGTTTCACGATAATCCGGAACTGTTAAAAAATATCGGCATGCGTAAACATTCTTCACAATTCAAACCCAACGGACTGGAAAAGAGCAGGCCTGTTATAAAATCTGTTCAGGAACTCGCCATTAAATACGATGTTACTCCATCGCAAATCGCACTCAACTGGCTGATTAATTCTCATGGTGACACTGTTGTGGCTATTCCCGGCGCTACCAAAGAAGCGCACGCTAAAGAAAACGTTGGGACAATGAGGTTTAAATTAACAGCTGAAGACCTATCCATACTTGACAAAAAGAGCACTCTGTTCAGATAA